Proteins encoded by one window of Arabidopsis thaliana chromosome 2, partial sequence:
- the UGT84B1 gene encoding UDP-glucosyl transferase 84B1 (UDP-glucosyl transferase 84B1 (UGT84B1); FUNCTIONS IN: indole-3-acetate beta-glucosyltransferase activity, UDP-glycosyltransferase activity, quercetin 7-O-glucosyltransferase activity, transferase activity, transferring glycosyl groups, abscisic acid glucosyltransferase activity; INVOLVED IN: metabolic process; LOCATED IN: cellular_component unknown; CONTAINS InterPro DOMAIN/s: UDP-glucuronosyl/UDP-glucosyltransferase (InterPro:IPR002213); BEST Arabidopsis thaliana protein match is: UDP-glucosyl transferase 84B2 (TAIR:AT2G23250.1); Has 8287 Blast hits to 8221 proteins in 529 species: Archae - 0; Bacteria - 658; Metazoa - 2389; Fungi - 60; Plants - 4987; Viruses - 124; Other Eukaryotes - 69 (source: NCBI BLink).) codes for MGSSEGQETHVLMVTLPFQGHINPMLKLAKHLSLSSKNLHINLATIESARDLLSTVEKPRYPVDLVFFSDGLPKEDPKAPETLLKSLNKVGAMNLSKIIEEKRYSCIISSPFTPWVPAVAASHNISCAILWIQACGAYSVYYRYYMKTNSFPDLEDLNQTVELPALPLLEVRDLPSFMLPSGGAHFYNLMAEFADCLRYVKWVLVNSFYELESEIIESMADLKPVIPIGPLVSPFLLGDGEEETLDGKNLDFCKSDDCCMEWLDKQARSSVVYISFGSMLETLENQVETIAKALKNRGLPFLWVIRPKEKAQNVAVLQEMVKEGQGVVLEWSPQEKILSHEAISCFVTHCGWNSTMETVVAGVPVVAYPSWTDQPIDARLLVDVFGIGVRMRNDSVDGELKVEEVERCIEAVTEGPAAVDIRRRAAELKRVARLALAPGGSSTRNLDLFISDITIA; via the coding sequence atgggCAGTAGTGAGGGTCAAGAAACACATGTCCTAATGGTAACACTACCATTCCAAGGTCACATCAATCCAATGCTCAAACTCGCAAAACATCTCTCGTTATCATCAAAGAACCTACACATCAATCTCGCCACTATTGAGTCAGCCCGTGATCTCCTCTCCACCGTAGAAAAACCTCGTTATCCGGTGGACCTCGTGTTCTTCTCCGATGGTCTACCTAAAGAAGATCCAAAGGCCCCTGAAACTCTTTTGAAGTCATTGAATAAAGTCGGAGCCATGAACTTGTCTAAAATCATCGAAGAAAAGAGATACTCTTGTATCATCTCTTCGCCTTTTACTCCATGGGTTCCAGCTGTTGCAGCCTCTCATAACATCTCTTGTGCAATACTTTGGATCCAAGCTTGTGGAGCTTACTCGGTTTATTACCGTTACTACATGAAGACAAACTCTTTCCCTGATCTTGAAGATCTGAATCAAACGGTGGAGTTACCAGCTTTACCATTGTTGGAAGTTCGAGATCTTCCATCGTTTATGTTACCTTCTGGTGGTGCTCACTTCTATAATCTAATGGCGGAATTTGCAGATTGTTTGAGGTATGTGAAATGGGTTTTGGTTAATTCATTCTATGAACTCGAATCAGAGATAATCGAATCGATGGCTGATTTAAAACCTGTAATTCCAATTGGTCCTCTGGTTTCTCCATTTCTGTTGGGCGATGGTGAGGAGGAAACCCTAGACGGTAAAAACCTAGATTTTTGTAAATCTGATGATTGTTGTATGGAGTGGCTTGACAAGCAAGCTAGGTCTTCTGTTGTGTACATATCTTTCGGAAGTATGCTCGAAACATTGGAGAATCAGGTCGAGACCATAGCGAAGGCGCTGAAGAACAGAGGACTTCCATTTCTTTGGGTGATAAGGCCAAAGGAGAAAGCCCAAAACGTTGCTGTTTTGCAGGAGATGGTGAAAGAAGGACAAGGGGTTGTTCTCGAGTGGAGTCCACAAGAGAAGATTTTGAGCCACGAGGCAATCTCTTGTTTTGTCACGCATTGCGGCTGGAACTCGACTATGGAGACGGTGGTGGCTGGTGTTCCTGTGGTAGCGTACCCTAGCTGGACGGATCAGCCCATTGACGCGCGGTTGCTTGTTGATGTGTTTGGAATCGGAGTAAGGATGAGGAATGACAGTGTCGATGGCGAGCTTAAGGTCGAAGAAGTAGAAAGATGCATTGAGGCCGTGACGGAGGGACCCGCTGCCGTGGATATAAGAAGGAGAGCGGCGGAGCTAAAGCGCGTGGCGAGATTGGCGTTGGCACCTGGTGGATCTTCGACACGGAATTTAGACTTGTTCATTAGTGATATCACAATCGCCTAA
- the AtMT4b gene encoding Plant EC metallothionein-like protein, family 15 (Plant EC metallothionein-like protein, family 15; FUNCTIONS IN: zinc ion binding; INVOLVED IN: biological_process unknown; CONTAINS InterPro DOMAIN/s: Plant EC metallothionein-like protein, family 15 (InterPro:IPR000316); BEST Arabidopsis thaliana protein match is: Plant EC metallothionein-like protein, family 15 (TAIR:AT2G42000.2); Has 284 Blast hits to 225 proteins in 80 species: Archae - 0; Bacteria - 6; Metazoa - 54; Fungi - 2; Plants - 164; Viruses - 0; Other Eukaryotes - 58 (source: NCBI BLink).), with product MADTGKGSASASCNDRCGCPSPCPGGESCRCKMMSEASGGDQEHNTCPCGEHCGCNPCNCPKTQTQTSAKGCTCGEGCTCATCAA from the exons atggcaGACACAGGCAAAGGAAGTGCAAGCGCTAGCTGCAACGATCGTTGTGGCTGCCCTTCTCCATGTCCCGGTGGCGAATCTTGCAG GTGCAAGATGATGAGCGAAGCATCTGGTGGGGATCAAGAGCACAACACGTGTCCATGTGGGGAGCACTGTGGCTGTAACCCTTGCAACTGCCCCAAGACTCAAACTCAAACCTCTGCTAAGGGTTGCACTTGTGGTGAGGGCTGCACCTGTGCCACTTGCGCTGCTTAG
- a CDS encoding Terpenoid cyclases/Protein prenyltransferases superfamily protein, whose product MKTLTFFGPKYGTQVSLLSPNVVSKLSRFPLTSFARKPTKPVCVKTTDCDLVESQRTFNKFPRSDWGDHFLRLPFNVSDMDMLTIEMNALKSTIRKMLMYSQDVEETKERILIIYLLVALGMAYHFEDEIDDNLKHGFENIETTMAGENDLSTVSVMFWVSGHMDITCLPVRNMFRRFKGEDGKFEECHTKDVKGLLSLYEAAQLGTSTEDILDEAMSFSSSHLECLAGGTCPPHISRLIQNELYMPQHHNAEILFASEYISFYKQEDVHNKVLLEFAKLNFKFLQLHWIHELKILTKWWNDQDLLSKLPPYFRDRMVECHLYAVIYYFEPQYSFGRIMLAKLLVLLTVVDDTCDRYGSVPEVAKLLDCVERWDPELGESLPDYLKTVFKFTLDVFEDCERAGKSEEGLSFNVDGALAEFTILQRTHLNFAEWAAAEKVPTVEEYLEVGGVAVTMYATIALGLLGLGPKAREHGYEWLKSRPKLVHDLATKGRLMNDMGGFKDDIGRGFLANVVNYYMKEYGTTEEETYKEFHKIVRDLEKSVNSEFLKINKGVPREILSRALNCGKMIDVTYRSGDGYTRPRGKFTEYVESLFVEHMDAPVMQYASSSTL is encoded by the exons ATGAAAACCTTGACATTTTTTGGACCAAAATATGGAACTCaagtctctcttctttctccgaaTGTGGTGAGCAAACTCTCTCGCTTTCCACTGACATCATTTGCTCGTAAGCCTACAAAGCCGGTATGTGTGAAGACTACGGATTGTGACCTTGTTGAAAGTCAGCGTACGTTTAACAAGTTTCCACGTTCGGACTGGGGTGATCATTTCCTTCGTCTTCCCTTCAATGTCTCA GATATGGATATGCTTACAATAGAGATGAACGCACTAAAGTCTACAATAAGGAAGATGCTTATGTATTCACAAGACGTGGAGGAGACAAAGGAGAGAattcttataatatatttgctgGTTGCACTTGGTATGGCATACCACTTCGAGGATGAGATAGATGATAATCTGAAACACGGCTTCGAAAATATAGAGACCACTATGGCCGGTGAAAATGACTTGTCCACGGTTTCGGTCATGTTTTGGGTTTCAGGACATATGGATATAACTTGTCTTCCGGTAAGGA ATATGTTTAGGAGATTTAAAGGGGAGGATGGAAAGTTTGAAGAATGTCATACAAAAGATGTCAAAGGTCTGCTAAGTTTGTATGAAGCCGCACAATTGGGTACAAGCACTGAAGATATTTTGGACGAAGCGATGAGTTTCTCGTCGAGTCACTTGGAGTGTTTAGCAGGTGGAACGTGCCCGCCTCATATCTCAAGGCTTATACAAAATGAGCTTTACATGCCTCAGCACCACAATGCTGAAATATTATTCGCAAGCGAATACATTTCCTTCTATAAACAAGAAGATGTTCACAACAAAGTCCTACTCGAGTTCGCCAAGCTCAATTTCAAGTTCCTTCAACTCCATTGGATTCACGAGCTGAAAATTCTCACCAA ATGGTGGAATGATCAAGATCTTTTATCTAAGCTCCCACCTTACTTTAGAGACAGAATGGTGGAGTGCCATTTATATGCAGTGATTTATTATTTCGAGCCACAATATTCATTTGGCAGAATCATGTTGGCTAAGTTATTGGTACTCTTGACCGTTGTCGATGATACGTGCGACAGATATGGTTCTGTTCCTGAGGTTGCAAAGCTTCTTGATTGTGTCGAAAG ATGGGATCCAGAACTTGGGGAGAGTCTGCCAGATTATCTGAAAACCGTCTTCAAGTTTACTTTGGATGTTTTTGAAGATTGTGAACGAGCGGGGAAGAGTGAAGAAGGACTAAGCTTCAATGTCGATGGTGCATTAGCCGAG TTCACGATACTCCAGCGAACCCACCTTAACTTTGCCGAGTGGGCAGCGGCAGAAAAAGTGCCAACAGTTGAAGAGTATTTGGAGGTTGGGGGCGTAGCGGTCACAATGTATGCAACTATAGCATTGGGACTTCTCGGGTTAGGACCGAAGGCTAGGGAACACGGTTATGAGTGGCTAAAATCTAGACCAAAACTCGTTCACGATTTGGCAACAAAAGGTCGTCTGATGAATGACATGGGAGGCTTCAAG GATGACATTGGTCGAGGTTTTCTCGCAAACGTAGTCAACTATTATATGAAGGAATATGGAACTACCGAAGAGGAAACATATAAGGAGTTTCATAAAATAGTTAGAGACCTCGAGAAGTCGGTGAACTCGGAGTTCTTGAAGATAAATAAAGGAGTGCCTCGCGAAATCCTATCTCGGGCCCTTAATTGTGGGAAAATGATCGATGTTACTTACAGATCCGGTGACGGGTACACTCGGCCCAGAGGAAAATTCACAGAGTATGTCGAATCATTGTTTGTCGAGCACATGGATGCTCCTGTGATGCAGTATGCATCTTCTTCTACCTTATGA
- the AtMT4b gene encoding Plant EC metallothionein-like protein, family 15 (Plant EC metallothionein-like protein, family 15; FUNCTIONS IN: zinc ion binding; INVOLVED IN: biological_process unknown; CONTAINS InterPro DOMAIN/s: Plant EC metallothionein-like protein, family 15 (InterPro:IPR000316); BEST Arabidopsis thaliana protein match is: Plant EC metallothionein-like protein, family 15 (TAIR:AT2G42000.2); Has 35333 Blast hits to 34131 proteins in 2444 species: Archae - 798; Bacteria - 22429; Metazoa - 974; Fungi - 991; Plants - 531; Viruses - 0; Other Eukaryotes - 9610 (source: NCBI BLink).): MADTGKGSASASCNDRCGCPSPCPGGESCRLMMSEASGGDQEHNTCPCGEHCGCNPCNCPKTQTQTSAKGCTCGEGCTCATCAA; the protein is encoded by the exons atggcaGACACAGGCAAAGGAAGTGCAAGCGCTAGCTGCAACGATCGTTGTGGCTGCCCTTCTCCATGTCCCGGTGGCGAATCTTGCAGgtta ATGATGAGCGAAGCATCTGGTGGGGATCAAGAGCACAACACGTGTCCATGTGGGGAGCACTGTGGCTGTAACCCTTGCAACTGCCCCAAGACTCAAACTCAAACCTCTGCTAAGGGTTGCACTTGTGGTGAGGGCTGCACCTGTGCCACTTGCGCTGCTTAG
- a CDS encoding uncharacterized protein (unknown protein; FUNCTIONS IN: molecular_function unknown; INVOLVED IN: biological_process unknown; LOCATED IN: endomembrane system; EXPRESSED IN: stem, sperm cell, root, stamen; EXPRESSED DURING: 4 anthesis; BEST Arabidopsis thaliana protein match is: unknown protein (TAIR:AT4G37290.1); Has 36 Blast hits to 35 proteins in 6 species: Archae - 0; Bacteria - 0; Metazoa - 0; Fungi - 0; Plants - 36; Viruses - 0; Other Eukaryotes - 0 (source: NCBI BLink).), which yields MMMNKVVLGSFLFFMLVSSNFVVEARPLGLTKAEENLVAKFFDGLSLGAIKESGPSSGGEGHRFVDRTETLEYGKHSGPSTSGPGH from the coding sequence atgatgatgaacaaAGTTGTTTTGGGTtcgtttctgtttttcatgttGGTGAGTTCGAATTTTGTGGTGGAGGCTCGTCCTTTGGGTTTAACGAAGGCTGAAGAGAACCTCGTGGCTAAGTTCTTCGATGGTTTGTCACTTGGGGCGATTAAGGAGTCGGGTCCTAGCTCTGGTGGTGAGGGTCATCGGTTCGTGGACCGGACTGAGACGCTTGAATATGGTAAGCATTCAGGTCCCAGCACGAGTGGACCCGGTCACTAA
- a CDS encoding Terpenoid cyclases/Protein prenyltransferases superfamily protein (Terpenoid cyclases/Protein prenyltransferases superfamily protein; FUNCTIONS IN: lyase activity, magnesium ion binding; INVOLVED IN: metabolic process; CONTAINS InterPro DOMAIN/s: Terpene synthase, metal-binding domain (InterPro:IPR005630), Terpenoid synthase (InterPro:IPR008949), Terpenoid cylases/protein prenyltransferase alpha-alpha toroid (InterPro:IPR008930), Terpene synthase-like (InterPro:IPR001906); BEST Arabidopsis thaliana protein match is: terpene synthase 1 (TAIR:AT4G15870.1); Has 35333 Blast hits to 34131 proteins in 2444 species: Archae - 798; Bacteria - 22429; Metazoa - 974; Fungi - 991; Plants - 531; Viruses - 0; Other Eukaryotes - 9610 (source: NCBI BLink).), which yields MKTLTFFGPKYGTQVSLLSPNVVSKLSRFPLTSFARKPTKPVCVKTTDCDLVESQRTFNKFPRSDWGDHFLRLPFNVSDMDMLTIEMNALKSTIRKMLMYSQDVEETKERILIIYLLVALGMAYHFEDEIDDNLKHGFENIETTMAGENDLSTVSVMFWVSGHMDITCLPVRNMFRRFKGEDGKFEECHTKDVKGLLSLYEAAQLGTSTEDILDEAMSFSSSHLECLAGGTCPPHISRLIQNELYMPQHHNAEILFASEYISFYKQEDVHNKVLLEFAKLNFKFLQLHWIHELKILTKWWNDQDLLSKLPPYFRDRMVECHLYAVIYYFEPQYSFGRIMLAKLLVLLTVVDDTCDRYGSVPEVAKLLDCVERWDPELGESLPDYLKTVFKFTLDVFEDCERAGKSEEGLSFNVDGALAERTHLNFAEWAAAEKVPTVEEYLEVGGVAVTMYATIALGLLGLGPKAREHGYEWLKSRPKLVHDLATKGRLMNDMGGFKDDIGRGFLANVVNYYMKEYGTTEEETYKEFHKIVRDLEKSVNSEFLKINKGVPREILSRALNCGKMIDVTYRSGDGYTRPRGKFTEYVESLFVEHMDAPVMQYASSSTL from the exons ATGAAAACCTTGACATTTTTTGGACCAAAATATGGAACTCaagtctctcttctttctccgaaTGTGGTGAGCAAACTCTCTCGCTTTCCACTGACATCATTTGCTCGTAAGCCTACAAAGCCGGTATGTGTGAAGACTACGGATTGTGACCTTGTTGAAAGTCAGCGTACGTTTAACAAGTTTCCACGTTCGGACTGGGGTGATCATTTCCTTCGTCTTCCCTTCAATGTCTCA GATATGGATATGCTTACAATAGAGATGAACGCACTAAAGTCTACAATAAGGAAGATGCTTATGTATTCACAAGACGTGGAGGAGACAAAGGAGAGAattcttataatatatttgctgGTTGCACTTGGTATGGCATACCACTTCGAGGATGAGATAGATGATAATCTGAAACACGGCTTCGAAAATATAGAGACCACTATGGCCGGTGAAAATGACTTGTCCACGGTTTCGGTCATGTTTTGGGTTTCAGGACATATGGATATAACTTGTCTTCCGGTAAGGA ATATGTTTAGGAGATTTAAAGGGGAGGATGGAAAGTTTGAAGAATGTCATACAAAAGATGTCAAAGGTCTGCTAAGTTTGTATGAAGCCGCACAATTGGGTACAAGCACTGAAGATATTTTGGACGAAGCGATGAGTTTCTCGTCGAGTCACTTGGAGTGTTTAGCAGGTGGAACGTGCCCGCCTCATATCTCAAGGCTTATACAAAATGAGCTTTACATGCCTCAGCACCACAATGCTGAAATATTATTCGCAAGCGAATACATTTCCTTCTATAAACAAGAAGATGTTCACAACAAAGTCCTACTCGAGTTCGCCAAGCTCAATTTCAAGTTCCTTCAACTCCATTGGATTCACGAGCTGAAAATTCTCACCAA ATGGTGGAATGATCAAGATCTTTTATCTAAGCTCCCACCTTACTTTAGAGACAGAATGGTGGAGTGCCATTTATATGCAGTGATTTATTATTTCGAGCCACAATATTCATTTGGCAGAATCATGTTGGCTAAGTTATTGGTACTCTTGACCGTTGTCGATGATACGTGCGACAGATATGGTTCTGTTCCTGAGGTTGCAAAGCTTCTTGATTGTGTCGAAAG ATGGGATCCAGAACTTGGGGAGAGTCTGCCAGATTATCTGAAAACCGTCTTCAAGTTTACTTTGGATGTTTTTGAAGATTGTGAACGAGCGGGGAAGAGTGAAGAAGGACTAAGCTTCAATGTCGATGGTGCATTAGCCGAG CGAACCCACCTTAACTTTGCCGAGTGGGCAGCGGCAGAAAAAGTGCCAACAGTTGAAGAGTATTTGGAGGTTGGGGGCGTAGCGGTCACAATGTATGCAACTATAGCATTGGGACTTCTCGGGTTAGGACCGAAGGCTAGGGAACACGGTTATGAGTGGCTAAAATCTAGACCAAAACTCGTTCACGATTTGGCAACAAAAGGTCGTCTGATGAATGACATGGGAGGCTTCAAG GATGACATTGGTCGAGGTTTTCTCGCAAACGTAGTCAACTATTATATGAAGGAATATGGAACTACCGAAGAGGAAACATATAAGGAGTTTCATAAAATAGTTAGAGACCTCGAGAAGTCGGTGAACTCGGAGTTCTTGAAGATAAATAAAGGAGTGCCTCGCGAAATCCTATCTCGGGCCCTTAATTGTGGGAAAATGATCGATGTTACTTACAGATCCGGTGACGGGTACACTCGGCCCAGAGGAAAATTCACAGAGTATGTCGAATCATTGTTTGTCGAGCACATGGATGCTCCTGTGATGCAGTATGCATCTTCTTCTACCTTATGA
- the UGT84B2 gene encoding UDP-glucosyl transferase 84B2 (UDP-glucosyl transferase 84B2 (UGT84B2); FUNCTIONS IN: UDP-glycosyltransferase activity, transferase activity, transferring glycosyl groups, abscisic acid glucosyltransferase activity; INVOLVED IN: metabolic process; CONTAINS InterPro DOMAIN/s: UDP-glucuronosyl/UDP-glucosyltransferase (InterPro:IPR002213); BEST Arabidopsis thaliana protein match is: UDP-glucosyl transferase 84B1 (TAIR:AT2G23260.1); Has 7753 Blast hits to 7694 proteins in 507 species: Archae - 0; Bacteria - 493; Metazoa - 2078; Fungi - 69; Plants - 4947; Viruses - 102; Other Eukaryotes - 64 (source: NCBI BLink).): MVALAFQGHLNPMLKFAKHLARTNLHFTLATTEQARDLLSSTADEPHRPVDLAFFSDGLPKDDPRDPDTLAKSLKKDGAKNLSKIIEEKRFDCIISVPFTPWVPAVAAAHNIPCAILWIQACGAFSVYYRYYMKTNPFPDLEDLNQTVELPALPLLEVRDLPSLMLPSQGANVNTLMAEFADCLKDVKWVLVNSFYELESEIIESMSDLKPIIPIGPLVSPFLLGNDEEKTLDMWKVDDYCMEWLDKQARSSVVYISFGSILKSLENQVETIATALKNRGVPFLWVIRPKEKGENVQVLQEMVKEGKGVVTEWGQQEKILSHMAISCFITHCGWNSTIETVVTGVPVVAYPTWIDQPLDARLLVDVFGIGVRMKNDAIDGELKVAEVERCIEAVTEGPAAADMRRRATELKHAARSAMSPGGSSAQNLDSFISDIPIT; this comes from the coding sequence ATGGTAGCATTAGCATTCCAAGGTCATCTCAATCCAATGCTCAAATTCGCAAAACATCTCGCACGAACCAATCTACACTTCACTCTCGCCACCACTGAGCAAGCCCGTGACCTCCTCTCTTCCACCGCTGACGAACCTCATAGACCGGTGGACCTCGCTTTCTTCTCAGACGGTCTACCTAAAGACGATCCAAGAGATCCCGACACTCTCGCAAAGTCATTGAAAAAAGATGGAGCCAAGAACTTGTCAAAAATCATCGAAGAAAAGAGATTTGATTGCATCATCTCTGTGCCTTTTACTCCCTGGGTTCCAGCTGTTGCAGCTGCACATAACATTCCTTGTGCAATCCTCTGGATCCAAGCTTGTGGagctttttctgtttattaCCGTTATTACATGAAGACAAATCCTTTCCCCGACCTTGAAGATCTGAATCAAACAGTGGAGTTACCAGCTTTACCATTGTTGGAAGTCCGAGATCTCCCGTCATTGATGTTACCTTCTCAAGGAGCTAATGTCAATACCCTAATGGCGGAATTTGCAGATTGTTTGAAAGATGTGAAATGGGTTTTGGTTAACTCGTTTTACGAACTCGAATCAGAGATCATCGAGTCTATGTCTGATTTAAAACCTATAATCCCAATTGGTCCTCTTGTTTCTCCATTCCTGTTGggaaatgatgaagaaaaaacccTAGATATGTGGAAAGTTGATGATTATTGTATGGAGTGGCTTGACAAGCAAGCTAGGTCTTCAGTTGTTTACATATCTTTCGGAAGCATACTCAAATCATTGGAGAATCAAGTTGAGACCATAGCAACGGCattaaaaaacagaggagtTCCATTTCTTTGGGTGATACGGCCGAAGGAGAAAGGCGAAAACGTCCAGGTTTTGCAGGAGATGGTTAAAGAAGGTAAAGGGGTTGTAACTGAATGGGGTCAACAAGAAAAGATATTGAGCCACATGGCGATTTCTTGCTTCATCACGCATTGTGGATGGAACTCGACGATCGAGACGGTGGTGACTGGTGTTCCCGTGGTGGCGTATCCGACTTGGATAGATCAGCCGCTTGATGCGAGACTGCTTGTGGATGTGTTTGGAATCGGAGTAAGGATGAAGAACGACGCTATCGATGGAGAGCTTAAGGTTGCAGAGGTGGAGAGATGCATTGAGGCCGTGACAGAGGGACCTGCCGCCGCGGATATGAGGAGGAGAGCGACGGAGCTGAAGCACGCCGCAAGATCGGCGATGTCACCTGGTGGATCTTCCGCTCAGAATTTAGACTCGTTCATTAGTGATATCCCAATCActtga